One Amaranthus tricolor cultivar Red isolate AtriRed21 chromosome 1, ASM2621246v1, whole genome shotgun sequence DNA window includes the following coding sequences:
- the LOC130817528 gene encoding uncharacterized protein LOC130817528, giving the protein MADPESTSPLDSSKKENLAPTQAKIAELNESRTELLGRIQSLKQDLHKWRSNLDTQVQTYRSELVGLRKSLIVEVNQLRSEFSELRTTLQQQQEDVAASLQSLGLQDLPQDPVTSTSTNRYDKIDDEGNKHQAEANEHGSSNGKTNAEESISEGNGIEVHLSPTDDIDSIESNH; this is encoded by the exons ATGGCGGATCCCGAATCAACTTCTCCTCTTGACTCCTCC AAGAAAGAGAATTTGGCTCCAACTCAAGCCAAAATTGCG GAGTTGAATGAATCGAGAACGGAGTTGTTGGGTAGGATACAGAGTTTAAAACAAGATTTGCATAAATGGAGGTCCAATTTAGATACTCAAGTTCAAACCTATCGCAGT GAACTTGTAGGACTCCGGAAATCTTTAATTGTTGAAGTTAATCAACTCCGATCA GAATTTTCAGAACTAAGAACAACGCTGCAGCAACAACAGGAAGACGTGGCTGCTAGTTTGCAAAGTCTGGGG CTGCAGGATCTTCCACAGGATCCCGTAACAAGTACAAGTACAAATAGATATGATAAAATAGACGATGAAGGAAACAAGCATCAAGCTGAGGCTAACGAACATGGAAGTTCAAATGGAAAAACCAATGCAGAAGAGTCTATAAGTGAAGGAAATGGCATAGAAGTTCATCTTTCACCAACAGATGATATTGATTCAATCGAGTCCAACCATTGA